One genomic segment of Pseudomonas sp. RU47 includes these proteins:
- the ptrR gene encoding putrescine utilization regulator PtrR, translated as MDLVQLEIFKAVAEHGSISAAAAQIHRVPSNLTTRIKQLEQDLGVDLFIREKSRLRLSPAGWSFLEYARRILDLVQEARATVAGEEPQGAFPLGSLESTAAVRIPELLAAYNQLHPKVDLDLSTGPSGTMIDGVLSGRLAAAFVDGPVLHPTLEGVPAFEEEMVIIAPLNHAPVKRAADVNGENIYAFRSNCSYRHHFEKWFSTDAAVPGKIFEMESYHGMLACVSAGAGLALMPRKMLQSMPGSATVSVWPLAADFRYLTTWLVWRRGTVSRSLSMFVRLLEERGVVRAEE; from the coding sequence GTGGATCTGGTGCAGCTGGAAATCTTCAAAGCCGTTGCCGAACACGGCAGCATCAGCGCCGCCGCCGCGCAGATCCATCGCGTGCCGTCGAACCTGACCACGCGGATCAAGCAGCTTGAGCAGGATCTCGGGGTGGATCTGTTTATCCGCGAGAAAAGCCGTCTGCGTTTGTCACCGGCGGGATGGAGTTTTCTCGAATACGCGCGACGGATTCTCGATCTGGTGCAGGAGGCTCGGGCCACGGTGGCGGGGGAGGAGCCGCAGGGCGCATTTCCGTTAGGCTCGCTGGAAAGTACGGCGGCGGTGCGCATTCCCGAGTTGCTCGCGGCGTACAACCAGTTGCACCCGAAAGTCGATCTCGATCTGTCCACCGGACCGTCCGGCACGATGATCGATGGCGTGCTCTCCGGGCGCCTCGCCGCAGCGTTTGTCGACGGCCCGGTGCTGCATCCGACGCTGGAAGGCGTGCCGGCATTCGAGGAAGAAATGGTCATTATCGCGCCGCTCAATCACGCCCCCGTAAAACGTGCAGCGGATGTGAATGGCGAGAATATCTATGCCTTCCGCTCCAACTGTTCTTACCGTCACCACTTTGAAAAATGGTTCAGCACCGATGCCGCTGTGCCGGGCAAGATCTTCGAAATGGAGTCGTACCACGGCATGCTCGCCTGTGTCAGCGCCGGCGCCGGACTGGCGCTGATGCCGCGCAAAATGCTGCAGAGCATGCCCGGCAGCGCTACCGTCAGCGTCTGGCCGCTGGCGGCGGACTTTCGCTATCTGACCACGTGGCTGGTGTGGCGGCGGGGCACGGTGTCGCGCAGTCTGAGCATGTTTGTGCGCTTGCTGGAAGAGCGCGGGGTGGTGCGGGCTGAGGAGTAA
- a CDS encoding glutathione S-transferase family protein yields MLRILGKASSINVRKVLWTCAELQIPFTREDWGAGFKSTNDAAFLALNPCAMVPVIQDGDFTLWESNTIIRYLVSRYDGAQFYPTEPMARARIDQWIDWQASELNRSWSYAFLSLVRQSPEHQDSAALAVGIEQWSKNMAILDRQLESTGAYVSGETFSLADIPIGLSVNRWFETPLKHPHLPAVSAYYDRLQQRDGYRLYGRNGTP; encoded by the coding sequence ATGCTGCGAATACTCGGTAAAGCCTCATCGATCAACGTGCGCAAAGTGCTGTGGACGTGCGCTGAATTGCAGATTCCCTTCACGCGGGAAGACTGGGGGGCAGGGTTCAAATCGACCAACGATGCGGCGTTTCTCGCGCTGAATCCCTGCGCCATGGTGCCGGTGATTCAGGACGGCGATTTCACGCTGTGGGAGTCGAACACGATCATTCGTTATCTGGTATCGCGCTACGACGGCGCGCAGTTTTATCCGACGGAGCCGATGGCTCGGGCGCGGATTGATCAGTGGATCGACTGGCAGGCTTCGGAGCTGAACCGCTCGTGGTCATATGCGTTTCTGTCGCTGGTGCGGCAATCGCCGGAGCATCAGGACAGCGCGGCGCTGGCCGTCGGAATCGAGCAATGGTCGAAGAACATGGCGATCCTTGATCGACAGTTGGAGTCGACCGGTGCCTACGTCAGCGGCGAGACATTTTCACTGGCGGACATTCCCATCGGATTGTCGGTGAACCGCTGGTTCGAAACACCACTCAAGCATCCACACTTGCCCGCCGTCAGTGCCTACTACGACCGTTTGCAGCAACGCGACGGCTATCGCCTGTACGGCCGCAACGGCACGCCATAA
- a CDS encoding purine-cytosine permease family protein encodes MATPAASSAPLIEKHTIGYVPPEDRHGKVRDLFTLWFGGNIAPLPIVTGALGVQLFHLNLVWGIVAILVGHLVGGVLMALHSAQGPQMGIPQMIQSRAQFGSLGALLVVLIAGVMYIGFFASNIVLAGKSLHGVVDSVPVPVGIVIGAFGSGIIGIIGYRFIHVLNRIGTWVLGIGIVVGFGYIFTHIQTDDFLTRGSFNLSGWLATVSLAALWQIAFAPYVSDYSRYLPADVKVSSTFWTTYLGSALGSSLAFIFGAVAVLATPVGMDTMDAVKLATGSIGPLMLVLFLLSVISHNALNLYGAVLSLITLVQTFAYRWIPTAKSRAVISIIVLLACCFAAVGASKDFIGHFVDMVLVLLVVLVPWTAINLIDFYAIHKGQYDIQSIFQVDGGIYGRYNPQALLAYAIGIAVQIPFMNTPLYVGPVSAHINGADLSWLVGLLVTSPLYFWLANRDTSYRRRMMGGKLASSL; translated from the coding sequence ATGGCTACCCCTGCAGCATCCTCCGCTCCGCTGATTGAAAAACACACGATAGGATACGTGCCCCCCGAAGATCGCCACGGAAAGGTCAGGGATCTGTTCACGCTCTGGTTCGGCGGCAACATCGCGCCGTTGCCCATCGTCACCGGTGCGCTGGGCGTGCAGTTGTTCCACTTGAATCTGGTCTGGGGCATCGTCGCGATTCTCGTCGGCCATCTGGTCGGCGGCGTGCTGATGGCGCTGCACTCGGCACAAGGCCCGCAGATGGGCATCCCGCAGATGATCCAGAGTCGCGCCCAGTTCGGCTCTCTCGGCGCCCTGCTGGTGGTGTTGATTGCCGGCGTCATGTACATCGGTTTCTTCGCTTCCAATATCGTCCTCGCCGGCAAGTCGCTGCATGGCGTGGTCGACAGCGTTCCAGTGCCGGTCGGCATCGTCATCGGTGCATTCGGCTCGGGGATCATCGGCATCATCGGTTACCGCTTCATCCACGTGCTCAACCGCATCGGCACCTGGGTGCTGGGGATCGGCATCGTCGTCGGTTTCGGCTACATCTTCACCCACATTCAGACTGACGACTTCCTCACCCGTGGCAGCTTCAACCTGTCCGGCTGGCTGGCCACCGTTTCGCTCGCCGCACTGTGGCAGATCGCGTTTGCGCCTTACGTGTCCGATTATTCGCGTTACTTGCCGGCGGACGTGAAAGTCTCGTCGACGTTCTGGACCACGTACCTGGGGTCGGCGCTGGGGTCGAGTCTGGCGTTCATCTTCGGTGCCGTCGCAGTGCTGGCGACGCCTGTGGGCATGGACACCATGGACGCAGTGAAACTCGCCACTGGCTCGATTGGCCCGCTGATGCTGGTGCTGTTCCTGCTCAGCGTGATCAGCCACAACGCCCTCAACCTGTACGGCGCGGTGCTGTCGCTGATCACCCTGGTGCAGACCTTCGCCTACCGCTGGATCCCCACCGCCAAGAGCCGCGCAGTGATCTCGATCATCGTCTTGCTGGCCTGCTGCTTCGCCGCTGTCGGCGCCTCGAAAGACTTTATCGGCCACTTCGTCGACATGGTGCTGGTGTTGCTGGTGGTGTTGGTGCCGTGGACGGCGATCAACCTGATCGACTTCTACGCAATCCACAAAGGCCAGTACGACATCCAGTCGATCTTCCAGGTCGATGGCGGCATCTACGGCCGCTACAACCCGCAGGCGTTGCTGGCTTACGCGATCGGCATCGCCGTGCAGATCCCGTTCATGAACACACCGTTGTACGTCGGCCCGGTGTCGGCACACATCAACGGTGCGGATCTGTCGTGGCTGGTGGGGCTGCTGGTGACCTCGCCGTTGTACTTCTGGCTGGCGAATCGGGATACGTCCTACCGTCGGCGGATGATGGGCGGGAAACTGGCGAGCAGTCTGTGA
- a CDS encoding LysR family transcriptional regulator: MAAYNLRQLKYFVTTADCGSVAEASRKLYIAQPSVSTAIKHLEESFGVQLFIRHHAQGVSLTPSGSRFYRKALELLRVAHEFEQNALADNDVVAGQIDIGCFETVAPLYLPRLIAGFKARWPGVEIRIRDGEQQELVQALTAGSIDVAMMFEHDLDSTIETAPLMPPQQPYALLPASHRFGQQAKVSLHDLVLEPMILLDVVPSRTYFVSIFEERGLTPNIVFSSPSIEMVRGMVGNGFGFSILVTKPFSDYTYDGQQVVCVPLAENVTGSGLSAAWLRRVQLTKPVQLFVDHCREELARLHP, translated from the coding sequence ATGGCCGCCTACAACCTGCGCCAGCTCAAGTACTTCGTCACTACCGCCGACTGCGGCAGCGTCGCCGAGGCCTCGCGCAAGCTCTACATCGCGCAGCCGTCGGTATCGACCGCGATCAAACATCTGGAAGAAAGCTTCGGTGTGCAGCTGTTCATCCGCCACCACGCCCAAGGGGTTTCCCTGACGCCGAGTGGCTCGCGCTTTTATCGCAAGGCGCTGGAACTGCTGCGGGTCGCCCATGAGTTCGAGCAGAACGCTTTGGCCGACAACGACGTGGTCGCGGGGCAGATCGATATCGGCTGTTTCGAAACCGTCGCGCCGCTGTATCTGCCGCGCCTGATCGCCGGGTTCAAGGCGCGTTGGCCGGGGGTGGAAATCCGCATTCGTGACGGTGAGCAACAGGAGTTGGTGCAAGCGCTGACCGCCGGCAGTATCGATGTGGCGATGATGTTCGAGCACGATCTGGACAGCACCATCGAAACCGCACCGCTGATGCCGCCGCAACAGCCTTATGCGTTGTTACCGGCCAGCCATCGCTTCGGGCAACAGGCGAAAGTTTCGCTGCATGATCTGGTGCTGGAACCGATGATCCTGCTCGATGTAGTGCCGAGCCGCACCTATTTCGTGAGCATCTTCGAAGAGCGCGGGCTGACGCCGAACATCGTCTTCAGCTCACCGTCGATCGAAATGGTGCGCGGCATGGTCGGCAACGGTTTCGGCTTTTCGATTCTGGTGACCAAACCGTTCAGCGACTACACCTACGACGGCCAGCAAGTCGTCTGTGTACCGCTGGCGGAAAACGTCACCGGATCGGGATTGTCCGCAGCCTGGCTGCGGCGGGTGCAACTGACCAAACCGGTGCAGTTGTTTGTCGATCATTGCCGCGAAGAGTTGGCCCGGCTGCACCCGTGA
- the argE gene encoding acetylornithine deacetylase, with protein sequence MNSVELLKVLVGFDTTSRESNLQLIEFVRDYLEGFDVPCALIYNDERSKANLFATIGPMDQPGIVLSGHTDVVPVDGQPWTLPPFKLTERDGKVFGRGTADMKGYIACVLALVPALVQASLRLPVHIALSYDEEVGCLGVRSLLEVLQQRPIKPLLCIIGEPTELKPVLGHKGKLAMRCDVHGHPCHSAYAPLGVNAIEYAADLIVELGRLGQQLKALEHHDARFDPPYSTVQTGVISGGKALNIVPADCRFDFEIRALPSQDPALVAEALKAYAEREVLPRMRAVSAQSDIRFSALSAYPGLATDAQSQAAELISAFCGSKDFGTVAFGTEGGLFDAVGIPTVVCGPGSMDQGHKPDEFVSLDQLQACDAMLQRMQAFISL encoded by the coding sequence ATGAACAGCGTCGAGTTGCTCAAAGTGCTGGTGGGGTTCGATACCACCAGCCGTGAATCCAACTTGCAACTGATCGAATTCGTTCGCGATTACCTCGAAGGTTTCGACGTACCGTGCGCGCTGATCTACAACGATGAGCGCAGCAAAGCCAACCTGTTCGCCACGATCGGCCCGATGGATCAACCGGGCATTGTGCTGTCCGGGCACACCGATGTGGTGCCGGTCGATGGCCAGCCGTGGACGCTGCCGCCGTTCAAATTGACCGAGCGCGACGGCAAGGTTTTCGGGCGCGGAACCGCGGACATGAAGGGCTATATCGCCTGCGTGCTGGCATTGGTGCCGGCGCTGGTGCAGGCGTCGTTGCGCCTGCCGGTGCATATTGCCCTGTCTTATGACGAAGAAGTCGGCTGCCTCGGCGTGCGCTCGTTGCTTGAGGTCTTGCAGCAACGCCCGATCAAACCGTTGCTGTGCATCATCGGCGAGCCGACTGAACTGAAACCGGTGCTCGGCCACAAGGGTAAGCTGGCGATGCGCTGCGATGTGCACGGCCATCCGTGCCATTCGGCCTATGCGCCGCTTGGGGTCAACGCGATTGAGTACGCCGCCGATCTGATCGTTGAACTGGGTCGGCTCGGCCAGCAGTTGAAAGCGCTGGAGCATCACGATGCGCGCTTCGATCCGCCTTACAGCACGGTGCAGACCGGTGTGATCAGCGGCGGTAAGGCCTTGAATATCGTCCCGGCCGATTGCCGATTCGACTTCGAAATCCGCGCCCTGCCCTCGCAGGATCCGGCGCTGGTTGCCGAGGCGCTGAAAGCCTATGCCGAGCGCGAAGTACTGCCGCGTATGCGCGCCGTCAGTGCACAAAGCGATATCCGCTTCAGCGCCTTGTCGGCGTATCCGGGGCTGGCCACAGATGCGCAGAGTCAGGCAGCCGAGTTGATTTCGGCTTTTTGCGGCTCGAAGGATTTCGGCACCGTGGCGTTCGGTACTGAAGGCGGGTTGTTTGATGCGGTGGGCATTCCCACGGTGGTCTGCGGCCCCGGCAGCATGGACCAGGGCCATAAACCCGATGAGTTTGTCAGCCTCGATCAACTGCAAGCCTGCGATGCCATGCTGCAACGAATGCAGGCGTTTATCAGCCTCTGA
- a CDS encoding DUF1028 domain-containing protein produces the protein MTFSITARCAETGQFGVAISSSSIAVGARCPWLLPGVGAVSSQNITLPSLGPEVLALMEQGLAPDDALDKVLTRNGYSQYRQITAINHLGQTAHFSGAQTLGVHNAVSGEQCVAAGNMLAGRSVIEAMVSAFEDGEGQLADRLLKALHAAQALGGEAGPVHSAAVVVVGEQTWPIVNLRVDWADEDPIGQLQKLWNAYEPQLQDYIDRALDPAKAPGYGVAGDDR, from the coding sequence ATGACCTTTTCAATCACAGCCCGCTGCGCCGAAACCGGCCAGTTCGGGGTCGCCATCAGTTCCTCCAGCATCGCCGTGGGTGCCCGTTGCCCGTGGCTGCTGCCAGGCGTTGGCGCGGTGTCGAGCCAGAACATCACCCTGCCGTCCCTCGGCCCGGAAGTCCTTGCTCTGATGGAGCAAGGCCTGGCCCCCGATGATGCGCTGGATAAAGTCCTGACCCGCAACGGCTACAGCCAGTACCGCCAGATCACCGCGATCAACCACCTCGGCCAGACCGCGCATTTCAGCGGTGCGCAAACCCTCGGTGTGCACAACGCCGTCAGCGGCGAGCAGTGCGTCGCCGCCGGCAACATGCTCGCCGGGCGTTCGGTGATCGAAGCCATGGTCAGCGCCTTCGAGGACGGCGAAGGTCAACTCGCTGATCGTCTGCTCAAAGCCCTGCACGCCGCACAAGCGCTCGGTGGCGAAGCCGGCCCGGTGCATTCGGCCGCGGTCGTGGTGGTCGGCGAACAGACCTGGCCGATCGTCAACCTGCGCGTGGATTGGGCTGATGAAGACCCGATCGGTCAGTTGCAAAAACTCTGGAACGCTTACGAGCCGCAGCTTCAGGACTACATCGACCGCGCCCTCGATCCGGCCAAGGCGCCGGGTTATGGCGTGGCCGGTGATGACCGATGA
- a CDS encoding RidA family protein, with product MSKPTHTRIRMFNTKDTYPNQTLDNDLCQAVRAGNTVYVRGQVGTDFDGNLIGLGDPRAQAEQAMRNVKQLLEEAGSDMSHIVKTTTYLIDPRYREAVYGEVGKWLKGVFPISTGLVVSALGQPQWLMEIDVIAVIPE from the coding sequence ATGAGCAAGCCAACCCACACTCGCATCCGCATGTTCAACACCAAAGACACCTACCCGAACCAGACGCTGGACAACGACCTGTGCCAGGCCGTGCGTGCAGGCAACACCGTATATGTCCGTGGGCAGGTCGGCACGGATTTCGACGGCAATCTGATCGGTCTGGGTGATCCGCGTGCGCAGGCTGAACAGGCCATGCGCAACGTCAAGCAACTGCTCGAAGAAGCCGGCAGCGACATGAGCCACATCGTCAAAACCACCACCTACCTGATCGACCCGCGTTACCGCGAGGCGGTGTATGGCGAAGTCGGCAAGTGGCTCAAAGGCGTGTTCCCGATTTCCACCGGGCTGGTGGTGTCGGCGCTCGGGCAGCCGCAGTGGCTGATGGAGATTGATGTGATTGCGGTGATTCCTGAGTAA
- a CDS encoding flavin-containing monooxygenase — protein MTPEIIKTDTLIVGAGQAGVAMSEHLSKLGVPHLVLERNRIAERWRTGRWDSLVANGPAWHDRFPGLEFDDVDPDGFAPKERVADYFEAYAKKFNAPIRTGVDVKSVVRNVGRPGFTVETSEGVIEANRVVAATGPFQKPVIPAIAPQDARLLQIHSADYRNPQQLPAGAVLVVGAGSSGVQIADELQRSGKQVYLSVGAHDRPPRAYRNRDFCWWLGVLGEWDQAAMKPGREHVTIAVSGAHGGRTIDFRGLAHRGMTLVGVTESFNNGVVTFRQDLVGNLTRGDENYLALLDAADAYIERNGLDLPEEPQARETYPEPECVKNPLADLDLAKAGITSIIWATGFAVDYSWLQVAAFDDKGKPVHQRGVSSEPGVYFLGLPWQSRRGSSFIWGVWHDAKHVADHIATQRKYLDYRDAEQREAALHSNAHNKAADTVDA, from the coding sequence ATGACCCCTGAAATAATAAAAACAGACACGCTGATCGTGGGTGCCGGCCAGGCAGGCGTCGCCATGAGCGAGCACCTGAGCAAACTCGGCGTGCCGCACCTGGTGCTGGAGCGCAATCGCATTGCCGAACGCTGGCGCACCGGGCGCTGGGACTCGCTGGTGGCCAACGGCCCGGCGTGGCACGACCGCTTTCCCGGCCTGGAATTCGATGACGTCGACCCTGACGGTTTCGCCCCGAAAGAACGTGTAGCCGACTACTTCGAAGCCTATGCGAAGAAATTCAATGCGCCGATCCGTACCGGCGTCGACGTAAAAAGCGTGGTGCGCAATGTCGGCCGCCCGGGTTTCACTGTCGAGACGTCCGAAGGTGTGATCGAAGCCAACCGTGTGGTCGCCGCTACCGGACCGTTTCAGAAACCGGTGATCCCGGCGATTGCCCCCCAAGACGCACGTCTGTTGCAGATCCATTCCGCTGACTATCGCAACCCGCAGCAATTGCCGGCGGGTGCCGTGCTGGTGGTCGGTGCCGGTTCTTCCGGCGTGCAGATCGCCGATGAACTGCAACGTTCCGGCAAGCAGGTTTACCTGTCGGTTGGCGCCCACGACCGCCCACCGCGCGCTTATCGCAATCGTGATTTCTGCTGGTGGCTGGGCGTGCTCGGCGAGTGGGATCAAGCGGCGATGAAGCCGGGACGCGAGCACGTGACCATCGCGGTCAGTGGTGCCCATGGCGGTCGCACCATCGATTTCCGTGGTTTGGCCCATCGCGGCATGACCCTGGTCGGCGTTACCGAATCCTTCAATAACGGCGTGGTGACCTTCAGGCAGGACCTGGTCGGCAACCTCACTCGCGGCGACGAAAATTATCTGGCGCTGCTGGATGCCGCCGATGCCTACATCGAGCGCAACGGGCTGGATCTGCCGGAAGAACCGCAAGCGCGCGAAACCTACCCTGAGCCTGAATGCGTGAAAAATCCGCTGGCCGATCTGGATCTGGCCAAGGCTGGCATCACCTCGATCATCTGGGCCACCGGGTTTGCCGTGGATTACTCGTGGCTGCAAGTCGCGGCGTTCGATGACAAGGGCAAGCCTGTGCATCAGCGCGGTGTGTCGAGTGAGCCGGGCGTGTATTTCCTTGGTTTGCCGTGGCAGTCGCGTCGTGGTTCGTCGTTCATCTGGGGCGTGTGGCACGACGCCAAGCACGTCGCCGATCACATCGCCACCCAGCGCAAGTATCTGGACTATCGCGATGCCGAGCAGCGTGAAGCCGCACTGCATTCGAACGCCCACAACAAGGCCGCTGACACCGTCGACGCTTGA
- a CDS encoding FecR/PupR family sigma factor regulator, giving the protein MDEDLFLQAADWCMRLHDDDCPPAEREDFQRWIERDPRHAFEYAKMLEIWELSGQLPDEPETAKKLLTGHGLAPQHKREI; this is encoded by the coding sequence ATGGACGAAGACCTCTTTCTGCAAGCCGCCGATTGGTGCATGCGTCTGCACGATGACGATTGTCCGCCGGCTGAACGCGAGGATTTCCAGCGCTGGATAGAGCGCGACCCGCGCCACGCTTTCGAGTACGCCAAAATGCTCGAGATCTGGGAGCTCAGCGGCCAATTGCCGGATGAGCCCGAGACGGCGAAAAAACTCCTCACCGGTCATGGGCTGGCGCCACAACACAAGCGTGAAATTTAA
- a CDS encoding alpha/beta fold hydrolase → MSTFTTQDGTEIYFKDWGNGKPVLFSHGWPLDADMWEYQMEYLSSRGYRTIAFDRRGFGRSDQPWTGYDYDTFADDIAQLINHLDLRDVTLVGFSMGGGDVSRYIARHGSERVAGLVLLGAVTPLFGKKADFPQGVDTAVFDGIKAGLLQDRAQFIADFAAPFYGTNQGQQVSDGVLTQTLNVALLASLKGTVDCVTAFSETDFRPDMAKIDVPTLVIHGDGDQIVPFETTGKQAAAQIKGAELKVYAGAPHGFAVTHAQALNEDLLAFLKR, encoded by the coding sequence ATGAGCACTTTCACCACGCAAGACGGCACCGAGATTTACTTCAAGGATTGGGGCAACGGTAAACCCGTGCTGTTCAGCCACGGCTGGCCGCTGGATGCCGACATGTGGGAATACCAGATGGAATACCTGAGCAGCCGTGGTTACCGCACCATCGCCTTCGACCGCCGTGGTTTCGGCCGTTCCGATCAGCCGTGGACCGGTTACGACTACGACACCTTCGCCGACGACATCGCGCAACTGATCAACCACCTGGACCTGCGCGACGTGACACTCGTGGGCTTCTCGATGGGCGGTGGCGACGTCAGCCGCTACATCGCCCGGCATGGCAGCGAGCGCGTTGCCGGCCTGGTGTTGTTGGGCGCGGTGACGCCGCTGTTCGGCAAGAAAGCCGACTTCCCACAGGGCGTCGATACCGCAGTGTTCGATGGCATCAAGGCTGGTTTGCTGCAAGATCGTGCGCAGTTCATCGCCGATTTCGCCGCGCCGTTCTACGGCACCAACCAGGGCCAGCAAGTCTCCGACGGCGTGCTCACGCAAACCCTGAATGTCGCCCTGCTGGCTTCGCTCAAGGGCACCGTGGATTGCGTCACCGCGTTCTCGGAAACCGACTTCCGTCCGGACATGGCGAAAATCGACGTGCCGACGTTGGTGATCCATGGCGACGGCGACCAGATCGTGCCGTTCGAAACCACCGGCAAACAGGCTGCTGCACAAATCAAAGGCGCCGAGTTGAAGGTTTACGCCGGGGCGCCACATGGCTTTGCGGTGACGCATGCGCAGGCATTGAATGAGGATTTGCTAGCGTTTCTCAAACGCTGA
- a CDS encoding winged helix-turn-helix transcriptional regulator, which yields MKRKSLQGNACPVARTLDLIGDWWSLLIIRDALDGICRFNDFQKSLDIAKNMLSARLKGLVEQGILQAMPAADGGAYKEYVLTERGKALQTVIVALSQWGGEFMYAPGEPGSVMVDAKDRQPIRKLELISADGRSLAPEDVATRLGVEH from the coding sequence GTGAAACGCAAAAGCCTGCAGGGCAATGCCTGCCCGGTCGCCCGGACGCTGGACCTGATCGGCGACTGGTGGTCGTTGTTGATCATTCGTGATGCGCTGGATGGCATCTGTCGCTTCAATGATTTTCAGAAGAGTCTGGATATCGCCAAGAACATGCTCAGCGCGCGCCTCAAGGGGCTGGTGGAGCAGGGGATTCTGCAGGCGATGCCAGCTGCCGACGGCGGCGCCTATAAGGAGTATGTGCTGACTGAGCGCGGCAAAGCCCTGCAGACCGTGATCGTCGCGCTGTCGCAGTGGGGCGGCGAGTTCATGTACGCGCCGGGTGAGCCGGGGTCGGTGATGGTTGATGCAAAGGATCGTCAGCCGATTCGCAAGCTGGAATTGATCTCGGCCGATGGTCGGTCGCTGGCTCCGGAGGACGTTGCGACGCGACTGGGTGTTGAGCACTGA
- a CDS encoding lipocalin family protein — MKRNLSLALIILAATLSGCATNKPVVDPSLVGSWKGQRDENGKCQFMSWKNQFNADGTFSITFFRDAKQTQKVQTEHGTWTATNGKSVLRTNGVAAPDVYTYKLTDADTVHYVNVEKGPSADCQEDYAFDEHRIRG, encoded by the coding sequence GTGAAACGGAATCTCTCCCTGGCACTTATTATTCTGGCCGCGACATTGTCTGGCTGCGCCACTAATAAGCCGGTCGTTGACCCATCGCTGGTCGGTTCATGGAAAGGTCAGCGCGACGAAAACGGCAAATGCCAGTTCATGTCCTGGAAAAACCAGTTCAACGCCGACGGTACTTTCTCCATCACCTTTTTCCGCGACGCCAAGCAGACACAGAAGGTGCAAACCGAGCATGGCACCTGGACAGCTACCAATGGCAAAAGTGTGCTGAGAACCAATGGCGTCGCCGCACCTGATGTTTACACCTACAAGCTTACTGATGCTGACACGGTGCATTACGTCAATGTGGAGAAAGGCCCTTCGGCGGATTGCCAGGAAGATTATGCTTTTGATGAGCACCGTATTCGCGGGTAA